ACGGAGCGAGCGCGGCGAGCACGCCCCCTAAGACGAACGTGCCGAGCGTAGCGAGCAGGATGCGTCGGTGTCCGTACCTGTCGCCGAGCGATCCGAGGATCGGGGCGGCGACCGCCCCGCACAGGAGGTAGCTGGTGAGGATCCAACCGGCCAGCGAGGCGTCAATACCGAACTCAGACATGAATGTCGGGATCGCTGGGACGAGCAGCGTCTGCATCATCGAGAAGCTCAGGACGCCGATGGCGAGCGCGAACACGAGGCCGCGCGGTCCGCGCACCGCGGTGGGGGAATCGGCCTGGGCGGGGGTTGGCGTTTGGGCGGTATGAGACACGGCTGCTCGACTTTCACTTCGGGCAGCGACGCCCTGATTCTTCGGAGCGGAATGCTCCGTTCCGATAGAAGTCTATGGCAAACACCGGTACCGTGGAAGAGTGACGTCACACGAACCCGAAGCTGGGCCCCTGCGCGGCCGCGCCCGCGAGGCGCAAAGCAACGACGGCGCGATCCTCCGAGCCGCCCGCGAAGTGTTCAGCGAGTGGGGCTGGAGCGCCCCGATGTCGGAGGTCGCCGCTCGGGCGAATACCGGTGTCGCGAGCATCTACCGGCGCTACCCGAGCAAGACCGAGCTCGTCAACGCAATCCGCGTGTACGCGCTCGACCTAATCTGCGAGCTCGCCGAAGACTGCGCGCGTCAAGCTGGTGCGCCAGGCCAGCCTGAGTCAGCCGTCGAACTTTTCCTCAGGCGCCACATCGCTGAGGCCAGGGGCCCGCTCATGCCCCTCCTTGGGCGGCAGGTCGGCAGCAACGACGAGATCGACGCGCTCTCGGACAGGCTCGAGGTCGCGCTGTCCGCGATCATCGCCCACGACGTCGCCCGCGGGCTCGTGCCAGCGAGCTACGGTCCCGGCGACCTGATGCTCACCGTCACGCACCTGCGCCCGGCACTCACGGTGCCACGGGACCGCGCCAACCTCATTCATTTGCGGCAGCTCGACTACGTGCTCGCCGGGCTCCGCGCATACGCGCAGAGCGGCGACGAGCCGAGCGGCAAGCCAGCAAGCTGGGAAGACTGGGTCAGCCTCAACAACACCGACGAGCGCGAGTAGGGGAGAAGGGCGCTACCCAGCGCTGCAGACGCCTGTCTGTGGGAGCGAGAGCGTGACTTGGCGAGCGGCCTCTCCGTCGCCGCTTAACTCGGCGGTGACCGACCTCACCTGCTCATAGCCTGTCGCGAGCAGAAACGTCGGTGCGCGTCCGTAGCTCTTCGCCCCGACAGTGTAGAAGTGTTTCTCTGGGTGGGCGAGTGCGGTTGCGCCGTGCGCGGGGACTGTTCCGCAGCTGTGAAACTCGGGAGCGATGAGCGGCCCAAGCGCTACTGGCGCTTCGGTGGCGTCGTCAAGGGCGAGGCGAAGCTCAGCTGTGATGCGGTGATCGGGGCGAAATCCTGTTGCCGGTACGAGGAAGTCGACCTCCAGGGTTCGCCCGTCTGCTGACACGACTGTGAGGCGATGCGGAGTCGCATCGGACTCGACGCGAAGCTCGCTCACCGAGACACCCTCAAGGAGCGTCACGTTGCCTGACTCCACGAGCCGGCGAAGGCTCGCCCCGAGCTGCCCCCGCGCGGGCAGCTCGTCGGCCGCTTCACCCCCAAACAGGCGACCCGGATCGGCTGCGCCGCGGATGCCCCACAGGATTTCAGTCGCCGGGTCTTGCTGCCGAAGCCTGCCGAGGGCGATGAGGGTTGTCGCCGCCGAATGGCCCGATCCCAAGACGAGCACCCGCTTGCCCGCAAACTGCGACCGCTCGGCTCCGAGCGGGTCTGGCAGCGGCGAGGTGATGAGTGCCTGCTCCCGTGCGGTGGTCTCGCCAATTGCGTGAATACCTGATCTCCCGACAGGGTTCGGCGAGTTCCAGATTCCGGTCGCGTCGATCACTGCCCGCGCGGTGAGTTCGTGCTCACCGGTGGCCGTCGCAAACCGTATTAGGAACGGTTGCGTGCCGCGAGCTGTCGTTCGGGTCTTATCGAAAGATCCCCCGGTGGGTGTTGTTCGAGTGACCGCGGTGACGCGACGTTGGAGCCTGAGGTGGGGCGCGATTGCAGGGTGTGCGGCGAGCGGTGCAAGGTACGCGTCGATGAGTTCGCGACCTGTCGGCAACTGGGTCGGGCGCGGCTGCTCCCAGGGTGCCGCGCCGGGGTCGTTTCGCGACTCGAGCAGCCGCCGCGCGGCGCCATCGATGTTGTATTGCCACGTCGAGAACAGCTGCACGTGGTTCCACGACTCCATTGCCGCGCCAACAGAGTTGCCGGCCTCGAGGATCACGAACTGTTGATTTCGCTCGGCGAGGTGAGCTGCGGCTGCGAGCCCGATTGGACCCGCGCCGAGGATCGCAATAGGAAGCTTGGTGCTCATGAGGTGGTGCCTTTCTGGGAAGCGTGCGGCGCGGGGTGTGGAGCCCACGTCCTGTCTTGACTGAGCTGGGTTGCGGATGGCGCGAAGAATCTTCGCGCCCAGAGAGCGACGTACACGAGCCCGATGAGGATCGGTACCTCGATGAGCGGGCCGACGATTCCCGCGAGGGCCTGGCCGCTTGCGGCCCCAAACGTGCCGATGGCGACAGCGATCGCGAGCTCAAAGTTGTTGCCTGCCGCGGTGAATGCCAAGGCAGTGGTGCGCTCGTAGCCGAGGCCGGCGACGCGGCCAATCGCCATGCTGACGAAGAACATTACGGTGAAGTAGACGAGCAGCGGGACAGCGATTCGCGCCACTTCGATCGGCTGCGCGACGATGCGATCGCCCTGCAAGGCAAAGAGCGCCACGATCGTGAAGAGGAGCCCGTAGAGCGCCCATGGGGCGAGCTTCGGCAGGAACGACTGCTCGTACCAGGCGCGTCCGCGAGCGCGCTCGGCCGCGAACCTCGTCGCGACTCCGGCGACAAGTGGCAGTCCGAGAAAGACAAGCACCGACAGCGTGATCGACGCGAGCGAGAAGTCGACCTGGGTGGTAGCGAGCCCGAGCCAGCCTGGCAACACCTGCAGGTAGAACCAGCCGAGTGCGCCGAATGCGACGAGTTGAAACACCGAATTGATTGCAACGAGCACCGCGGCGGCCTCGCTGTCTCCGCAGGCGAGGTCGTTCCAGATGAGCACCATGGCGATGCAGCGCGCGAGCCCAACAATGATGAGTCCCGTGCGGTACTCAGGCTGGTCTGCGAGGAAGACCCAGGCAAGCACGAACATGAACGCGGGAGCGACAAGCCAGTTCAGCACGAGTGAGAGTACGAGGAGTTTCTTGTCGGTGAGCACGTTGGTTGTCTCCGTGTACCTGACCTTTGCGAGAACTGGGTACATCATGACGAGGAGCCCAATCGCGATAGGAATCGACACGCCTGCGACGTGCATCGACTCCAAGGCCGGGCCGAGTCCTGGCGCAACCTGTCCGAGAAGGATGCCAGCGGCGACCGCAAGCAGAATCCACACCGGTAGCAACTTGTTGGTCGTGTTGAGGGTGGCGCGAGCCTTGTGTTGGACGGCGGCCTGCTCGGTCATGTGGCTCCTGAAGTGAAACATAGATGGTTGTCGATATGTGCAGCTCCGAGTATGCTCTGGGATATAGATGGTTGTCAATCTCTAGTGCCGAGGGGTCACACACATGGCAGAACGACACGAGCACGCAATCAGCGGCCTCGACACTCAAGGCGAGTCGTGCTGCCCGGCGGAGGGCACAGGCAACGCCTCGGCCGAAAGCCAAGACTTCACCCAACTTGCCGCAGGCTTCAAAGCGATTGCCGATCCAACCCGACTGCGGATTCTCGCGATCGTCACTGAGTCCCCCGAATCAGAGGTCTGCGTCTGCGACCTGCCCGGCCCGCTCGGTCTGACACAGCCCACGGTCTCGCATCATCTCCGAGTGCTCGTTGAAGCCGGGCTGCTACACCGCGAGAAGCGAGGAGTCTGGGCGTACTTCTCACCCGTGCCTGGCGCTTTGCAGCGGCTCTTCGGAGCGGTGTTGCAGCCAGACGAGACAGGAGCTGGCGTATGAGCGAGGCTCCCGGGGTGCTCTTCGTGTGCGTCAAGAACGGTGGCAAGTCTCAGATCGCCGCAGGGCTGATGCGAGCGCTCTCGGCTGGCAAGGTGCGCGTCGACTCTGCTGGCACGGCGCCGGGAAACGCTGTCAGTGCGCTCGCCGCCGAGGTGCTGCGTGATCGCGGCATTGAGATTGGGAGCGAGGTGCCGACGCTGCTCACCGACGACGCCATGCGCAGGGCAGGTCTCGTCGTAGTGCTCGGCGCCGAAGCGAACGTAGCGCCTGTTGCGGGCGTGCGAGTTGAAACCTGGCACACAGACGAGCCGAGCACCCGCGGCATCGACGGGCGCGAGCGGATGGAACTCGTGTGTGACGACATTGAACAGCGCGTGCGGGCCCTCCTCGAGACGCTCTCACGCTGAGTGCTGTGGGGCGCCAGGCGTGCGCCCCACAGCGGTGCTACGCGACGATCGCGACAGGGTTCTCAAGGAGCCCAGTCAGCACGCGCAGGAACTGCGCGGCGAGCGCGCCATCGATGATGCGGTGGTCTGCCGACAGGGTATAGCGGAGCCGCTCTCGCGCAACGATCGCCCCGTCGACGACCGCGGGCTCAGATACCGCGGATCCCACCGCGAGGATCGCTGCTTCCGGCGGGTTGATCACAGCGGTGAACTGCTCGACAACGTACATGCCGAGGTTGCTGATCGTGAACGTGCCCCCAGTCATCTCGTCGGGTGTGAGCTTGCCGTCGCGCGCCCGCGCGGAGAGCGCTGACGTTGCTGCGGCGATCGCCGAGGTCGGCAGCCGATCCGCGTCACGGATCACAGGCACGACGAGCCCCGAGTCTGCGGCGACAGCGAGCCCAACGTGCACGCGCTCGTGCATGACCGTCGCGCCACGCCCCTCGTCGGAATACGAGGCGTTCACCCCCGGTACCTCGCGTAAAGCGAGCGCGCAGGCTCGAACAATCATGTCGGTGACGCTGAGCTTTAGCCTGTCAGCGGCGACGAGCCGCTCGTTGAGTGTCGCCCGCAGCGTGATGAGCTCGGTCACATCGGCGACCGCGGTCACCGCGAAGTGCGGCGCCTCAGAACTGCTCGAGCTCAGCCTGCGCGCGATCACCGCACGGGTCGCGTCGAAGGGAACCACCGTGGAGTGCTGCAGAGCGTTTGTCGCGCTCGTCGCGGGCACCGGCAACGGTGAACCGGCCCCAGCGGGCGCCCCAGCTGGTGCGTCCTCGATGTCAGCGCGAACGATCCTTCCGCCAGGCCCGCTCCCGATCACACCTGCGAGGTCGATTCCACGTTCTCTCACGAGTCGCCTCACGAGCGGCGAAATGACCTGCCGCGCGCCCTCAGCTGGTCGCAGCGGGGTAGGGGCCGCAGGCCCCGCGGGCACGGGAGCGGCGACGGGTGTAGGTGCGGGTACGGGGGCAGATTCTGGCGCGGGTGCGGGAGCCGATTCGGGGTTCGGCGCGGCAGACCCGAAGGTGCGCACCGGTGCCTCCGCCAGCACGCTTTCCGGATCCTGACCGGGGGCCGCGCCGCGCTCGTCGTCGAGTCTCGCGATTGGCTCCCCAATGCGCGCCTGCTCACCCACCTGCACAAGAATGCTGCTGAGAACGCCCGCCTCGTAGGCCTCCTGCTCCATCAGCGCCTTGTCGGTTTCGATCTCGACGAGGATGTCGCCGACTTCGACGCGGTCGCCTGGCTGTTTCAGCCAGGTCGCGATGGTGCCCTCGGTCATAGTGTCACTCAGGCGGGGCATGAGAATGTCGATCATGTGTGCTGCCTTTCTATGCACGGCCGGCGACAGCCGCGAGCGTCTCGCGGATCGCGGTGATGGCATCGGTTGCTTGGGGGAGTGCCGCTGTCTCGAGCGGCTTGGAGTACGGCAATGGCACCTCGGCCATCGCGACCCGGCGAACTGGGGCGTCGAGCCAGTCGAAAGCGCCGTCTGAGATCGTGGCCGCGATCTCTGCGCCGATGCCGTAGGTGAGCCAATCGTCTTCAAGTACGACCGCGCAGTTGGTGCGCTTGACTGAGTCGATGATCGTGTCGCGGTCAAGCGGCCGGAGGCTTCGCAGGTCGACAACCTCGACGTCGATTCCGTCGGTCTCGGCGAGGAGCTCGGCGACTTCGAGTGCAACGGCAGCCATCCGCGAGTAGGCGACAACTGTGATGTCGCTCCCGCGCCTCGTGACCTTCGCCCGACCGATTTCTGCCGGGGTGTCATCGTCTGGAACCTCCCCGCGCGTGTTGTAGAGCGCGAGGTTTTCGAGAAAGAGCACCGGATCGTCATCTCGGATTGCGGCGAGCAAAAGGGCCTTGGCGTCTGCGGGGCTCGACGGTGCGACGACCTTCATTCCGGGAACGAACGCGTAAAACAGTTCGATGTTCTGCGAATGGGTGGCCCCCAGTTGTTGTCCACCACCGCCCGGAGTGCGGATGACGAGCGGAACGCGCGCCTGCCCGCCGAACATCCCGTAGATCTTCGCCGCGTGGTTGACGATCTGATCGAGCGCGAGCAGCGAGAAGTTGATTGTCATGATCTCGACGACAGGCCGAAGCCCAAGCATTGCGGCCCCGATTGCGGCGCCGGTGAAGCCCTCCTCTGCGATCGGGGTGTCGCGGACTCGCTTCGGGCCGAACTCCTCGAGCATTCCGGCGGTGATCTTGTACGAGCCCTCGAACACGCCGATCTCTTCGCCGATCAGCATCACCTCGGGGTCTCGGATCATCTCGGCTCGAAGCGTGTCGTGCAACGCCTGGCGGTAGGTCATGGTCTGGGTGCTCATGAGGTGGCTCCGATCAGGGGCATTGGCGGGACAGGGGCGGGGGCGAAGAGCGGCTGACCCGGCAGCCTGCGGGAATCGTTCGCAACCGGAGTCGCGTAGGTGTAGTCGAAGAGCGTGTCAACGCTC
Above is a window of Leucobacter aridicollis DNA encoding:
- a CDS encoding arsenate-mycothiol transferase ArsC — its product is MSEAPGVLFVCVKNGGKSQIAAGLMRALSAGKVRVDSAGTAPGNAVSALAAEVLRDRGIEIGSEVPTLLTDDAMRRAGLVVVLGAEANVAPVAGVRVETWHTDEPSTRGIDGRERMELVCDDIEQRVRALLETLSR
- a CDS encoding FAD-dependent oxidoreductase, with amino-acid sequence MSTKLPIAILGAGPIGLAAAAHLAERNQQFVILEAGNSVGAAMESWNHVQLFSTWQYNIDGAARRLLESRNDPGAAPWEQPRPTQLPTGRELIDAYLAPLAAHPAIAPHLRLQRRVTAVTRTTPTGGSFDKTRTTARGTQPFLIRFATATGEHELTARAVIDATGIWNSPNPVGRSGIHAIGETTAREQALITSPLPDPLGAERSQFAGKRVLVLGSGHSAATTLIALGRLRQQDPATEILWGIRGAADPGRLFGGEAADELPARGQLGASLRRLVESGNVTLLEGVSVSELRVESDATPHRLTVVSADGRTLEVDFLVPATGFRPDHRITAELRLALDDATEAPVALGPLIAPEFHSCGTVPAHGATALAHPEKHFYTVGAKSYGRAPTFLLATGYEQVRSVTAELSGDGEAARQVTLSLPQTGVCSAG
- a CDS encoding dihydrolipoamide acetyltransferase family protein; translation: MIDILMPRLSDTMTEGTIATWLKQPGDRVEVGDILVEIETDKALMEQEAYEAGVLSSILVQVGEQARIGEPIARLDDERGAAPGQDPESVLAEAPVRTFGSAAPNPESAPAPAPESAPVPAPTPVAAPVPAGPAAPTPLRPAEGARQVISPLVRRLVRERGIDLAGVIGSGPGGRIVRADIEDAPAGAPAGAGSPLPVPATSATNALQHSTVVPFDATRAVIARRLSSSSSEAPHFAVTAVADVTELITLRATLNERLVAADRLKLSVTDMIVRACALALREVPGVNASYSDEGRGATVMHERVHVGLAVAADSGLVVPVIRDADRLPTSAIAAATSALSARARDGKLTPDEMTGGTFTISNLGMYVVEQFTAVINPPEAAILAVGSAVSEPAVVDGAIVARERLRYTLSADHRIIDGALAAQFLRVLTGLLENPVAIVA
- the arsB gene encoding ACR3 family arsenite efflux transporter, with product MTEQAAVQHKARATLNTTNKLLPVWILLAVAAGILLGQVAPGLGPALESMHVAGVSIPIAIGLLVMMYPVLAKVRYTETTNVLTDKKLLVLSLVLNWLVAPAFMFVLAWVFLADQPEYRTGLIIVGLARCIAMVLIWNDLACGDSEAAAVLVAINSVFQLVAFGALGWFYLQVLPGWLGLATTQVDFSLASITLSVLVFLGLPLVAGVATRFAAERARGRAWYEQSFLPKLAPWALYGLLFTIVALFALQGDRIVAQPIEVARIAVPLLVYFTVMFFVSMAIGRVAGLGYERTTALAFTAAGNNFELAIAVAIGTFGAASGQALAGIVGPLIEVPILIGLVYVALWARRFFAPSATQLSQDRTWAPHPAPHASQKGTTS
- a CDS encoding ArsR/SmtB family transcription factor; translated protein: MAERHEHAISGLDTQGESCCPAEGTGNASAESQDFTQLAAGFKAIADPTRLRILAIVTESPESEVCVCDLPGPLGLTQPTVSHHLRVLVEAGLLHREKRGVWAYFSPVPGALQRLFGAVLQPDETGAGV
- a CDS encoding TetR/AcrR family transcriptional regulator, which codes for MTSHEPEAGPLRGRAREAQSNDGAILRAAREVFSEWGWSAPMSEVAARANTGVASIYRRYPSKTELVNAIRVYALDLICELAEDCARQAGAPGQPESAVELFLRRHIAEARGPLMPLLGRQVGSNDEIDALSDRLEVALSAIIAHDVARGLVPASYGPGDLMLTVTHLRPALTVPRDRANLIHLRQLDYVLAGLRAYAQSGDEPSGKPASWEDWVSLNNTDERE
- a CDS encoding alpha-ketoacid dehydrogenase subunit beta, whose translation is MSTQTMTYRQALHDTLRAEMIRDPEVMLIGEEIGVFEGSYKITAGMLEEFGPKRVRDTPIAEEGFTGAAIGAAMLGLRPVVEIMTINFSLLALDQIVNHAAKIYGMFGGQARVPLVIRTPGGGGQQLGATHSQNIELFYAFVPGMKVVAPSSPADAKALLLAAIRDDDPVLFLENLALYNTRGEVPDDDTPAEIGRAKVTRRGSDITVVAYSRMAAVALEVAELLAETDGIDVEVVDLRSLRPLDRDTIIDSVKRTNCAVVLEDDWLTYGIGAEIAATISDGAFDWLDAPVRRVAMAEVPLPYSKPLETAALPQATDAITAIRETLAAVAGRA